The Rhodococcus triatomae genome includes a window with the following:
- a CDS encoding SAV_915 family protein yields MLYVPVRTRRGTEPIQLELRRLADESMALLVYTSPHELTRCCGTHQAAATVAVDKLHEVQRQVGASVILVDGALPIEQQKNQSVDLHWEDEDSHLPDRWLESPLDKRGGSR; encoded by the coding sequence ATGCTCTATGTGCCGGTGCGCACGCGAAGGGGAACTGAGCCGATTCAACTCGAGCTTCGACGGCTCGCGGACGAGTCCATGGCACTGCTCGTATACACAAGCCCCCACGAATTGACACGTTGCTGCGGTACACACCAGGCGGCCGCGACTGTCGCCGTCGACAAGCTGCACGAAGTGCAACGACAGGTCGGAGCCAGTGTCATTCTGGTCGACGGTGCGCTGCCGATCGAGCAGCAGAAGAACCAAAGCGTGGACCTTCATTGGGAGGACGAAGACTCTCATCTACCTGACAGATGGCTGGAGTCGCCACTCGACAAGCGGGGAGGTTCGAGATGA